One window of Magallana gigas chromosome 2, xbMagGiga1.1, whole genome shotgun sequence genomic DNA carries:
- the LOC105327465 gene encoding hamartin isoform X6: protein MAANSVDGRNVQVDVRELFNLLESNQLKTVDEITEEIQQHLSAVKEAWLINSLVDYFYIAQTDRVIDILTSVREPHDKHLVEKLAEGIKNDKHQLLAMKLLLHVVCKQPMWVHKLIKPPIFPALIKCLKTDTDIPLLMTGVMVITILLPAIPSLVGKYLPDIFDIFGHLVSFNIRKPSSPKEGKYGNAPDIFLLHLQVALYGLFHRLYGMFPYTFLTYLRHHYSKKDNAAAYEESIKPMLERVRLHPHLISETREKEMDGKRWKSLEDHDVIVLCAKMSIDQIEGTWEEMSCPVVSSSYRSIMSVEGGRKTSTSDGKKSRSSISSPPQLSPPVISQDLISYWSPSLSVGLSTPPSSQRTTPATSVLENSLASLHQAIPGTSANTSTTATPRATPPITSEDDKNKGRLKTYREMHVKKLSLSNKSLPGSADGKSGSSSVPPSPLRAEFTTEPPRGIFKSLPVKQAARELQFDPGSRRRSLGTPDLSSENFHDSSLTGEGSLRDVEGEKSQVDLMESYSRDAIIKIQTAEEVDTEDQEVSDITKNPVPPQFQTAESVAKFMRSVNRIRFNSMSNEVESFLAQEKFCSKRNSRSCPNLDKMAVAEEEAEDQMSRSVSTTFKQSSVVNLPKVGGIKDSERTSTPNTEADTTKATNVTINLTSNVVNNIACQKVDAGSGERERDIISLLRSVLVPTKVAVCQRCSAQCLTNESPNKSELPIPVFETFSPPELLDRHLQMGGEIHAKQLSKIPLTNQDSINWTHFGGRMGNRMPPADEVNILRGQIFMMKNQILYERNKRELHAKRNRRLLRKITTANALEEQTKAQAEQIQLMNTEIQNLTLSMKILQEENRRLRQTNESNEYETQVKLRSCLNELDELRSAKTEMNTLLIRQREDQDALKAKLQNKEAELFKEQRINQHLKEQVQMTQRLKEQVLQLHKELLLMGELQGKYETKLHVIRNSHHSKPEQENMIATLRAENKALKEKMKTNTLNLDGFGKKLQDMEEHLQNKQLTIEELQRQLHYAKVCHEDEIKAVEDKYNSVCSINQRLEAHVMSLYGQIDQMERPRQAKE from the exons ATGGCGGCAAATTCAGTAGATGGGCGAAACGTGCAAGTGGATGTCCGAGAGCTCTTCAACTTATTAGAGTCAAATCAGCTGAAGACTGTGGATGAAATCACAGAGGAAATTCAGCAGCATCTTAGTGCTG TTAAGGAAGCTTGGCTGATCAACAGTCTGGTGGACTACTTCTACATAGCCCAGACCGATCGTGTGATTGACATCCTTACCTCTGTCAGGGAGCCACATGACAAG CATTTGGTTGAAAAATTAGCCGAGGGGATAAAGAACGACAAGCACCAGTTGTTGGCAATGAAACTTCTTCTCCATGTTGTGTGCAAACAACCTATGTGGGTCCATAAACTGATCAAACCACCAATATTTCCAGCCCTGATCAAATGTTTGAAG ACAGACACTGACATTCCGCTTCTGATGACGGGCGTCATGGTCATCACCATCCTACTTCCTGCCATCCCGTCTCTCGTTGGAAAATACCTCCCTgatatttttgacatttttggtCATCTGGTTAGCTTCAATATCAGGAAGCCAA GTTCTCCCAAAGAGGGTAAATATG gcaATGCCCCGGACATTTTCCTTTTACATCTACAAGTGGCTCTGTATGGTCTGTTTCATCGCCTCTATGGAATGTTCCCCTACACCTTCCTTACTTACCTCAGGCATCACTACTCCAAAAAAGATAATGCGGCAGCTTACGAAGAATCCATTAAA CCAATGCTTGAGAGGGTAAGGCTTCATCCCCATCTCATCAGTGAAACAAGAGAGAAGGAAATGGATGGTAAAAG gtGGAAGTCTCTTGAGGACCATGACGTGATTGTTCTATGTGCTAAAATGTCCATTGACCAGATAGAAGGGACTTGGGAGGAGATGTCTTGTCCAGTCGTCTCTTCCTCCTACAGGTCTATCATGTCGGTGGAGGGAGGGCGGAAAACATCCACCAGTG ATGGGAAGAAATCAAGAAGCTCAATCTCCTCACCCCCACAGCTGAGCCCCCCAGTTATCTCCCAGGACCTGATCTCCTACTGGAGCCCCTCCCTGTCTGTAGGTCTGTCCACCCCTCCCTCCTCCCAGAGAACCACCCCCGCCACCAGTGTATTAGAGAACAGCCTTGCCAGCCTACATCAAGCCATACCAG GAACCAGTGCTAACACCTCCACAACTGCTACTCCAAGAGCCACGCCCCCTATCACTTCAGAGGACGACAAG AACAAAGGGAGACTGAAAACTTACAGAGAAATGCATGTCAAGAAGCTGAGTCTGTCCAATAAATCCCTCCCAGGGTCAGCTGATGGTAAATCAGGCTCCTCCAGTGTCCCTCCCTCACCCCTGAGGGCAGAGTTTACTACAGAGCCCCCAAGAGGAATCTTTAAATCACTCCCTGTGAAGCAGGCCGCCAGAGAGTTGCAGTTTGATCCGGGATCAAGAAGGAGAAGTCTGGGCACGCCTGATCTGTCGTCTGAGAACTTCCATGACAGCTCCCTGACAGGGGAGGGGTCGTTGAGGGACGTGGAGGGGGAGAAGTCGCAGGTAGACCTCATGGAGTCATATTCTAGAGATGCCATAATCAAGATTCAGACTGCTGAAGAGG TAGATACAGAGGATCAAGAAGTTTCAGACATCACTAAGAATCCAGTTCCTCCCCAGTTCCAGACTGCAGAGTCTGTTGCTAAGTTCATGAGGAGTGTAAACCGTATCAGATTCAACAGTATGTCAAATGAAGTAGAGTCCTTTCTTGCCCAGGAAAAATTTTGTAGCAAGAGAAATTCCAGGTCTTGTCCTAACTTGGATAAAATGGCTGTTGCTGAGGAAGAAGCAGAAGATCAGATGTCGCGATCAGTCTCGACCACGTTTAAACAGTCATCAGTGGTCAACTTGCCAAAGGTCGGTGGCATTAAAGACTCAGAACGAACTTCTACCCCTAACACCGAGGCTGATACCACCAAGGCCACCAATGTGACCATAAACCTGACATCCAATGTAGTCAACAACATCGCGTGCCAGAAAGTGGATGCTGGGAGCGGTGAGAGGGAGAGGGACATAATCAGCCTGTTAAGGTCAGTCCTGGTCCCAACCAAAGTGGCTGTGTGTCAGAGGTGCAGTGCTCAGTGTTTAACCAATGAATCTCCAAACAAGTCAG AACTGCCAATCCCGGTGTTTGAGACTTTTTCACCCCCAGAGCTACTAGACAGGCACCTACAGATGGGTGGAGAAATTCATGCCAAACAGCTCAGCAAGATTCCCCTCACAAACCAGGACTCCATCAACTGGACACACTTTGGAGGTAGAATGGGAAATC GCATGCCACCAGCTGATGAAGTGAACATTTTGCGAGGTCAGATTTTCATGATGAAGAACCAGATTCTCTATGAACGGAACAAGAGAGAACTTCATGCCAAGCGGAATCGACGTCTGCTCCGAAAGATCACTACAGCAAATGCATTAGAGGAACAAACCAAAGCTCAG gcTGAGCAGATTCAACTGATGAACACAGAGATCCAGAACCTGACGCTGTCAATGAAGATTCTACAGGAGGAAAACCGGCGGCTGAGGCAGACCAATGAAAGCAACGAGTACGAGACGCAGGTCAAACTCAG GTCCTGCCTAAATGAGCTCGATGAACTGCGATCAGCCAAGACAGAGATGAACACACTCTTAATTAGACAGAGGGAGGATCAGGATGCCCTCAAAGCT AAGCTTCAGAACAAAGAGGCCGAGTTGTTTAAGGAGCAGAGAATAAACCAACATCTCAAAGAACAGGTCCAGATGACACAGAGGCTGAAGGAACAG GTTCTGCAGCTTCACAAGGAGCTTCTATTGATGGGAGAACTTCAGGGTAAATACGAAACCAAGCTCCACGTCATCCGCAACAGCCATCATTCCAAGCCAGAGCAAGAGAATATGATTGCCACCCTGAGGGCAGAGAACAAAG CACTAAAAGAAAAGATGAAGACAAATACATTGAATCTGGATGGATTTGGGAAGAAACTTCAGGACATGGAGGAACACTTACAGAATAAG CAATTGACTATTGAAGAGTTACAAAGGCAACTTCATTATGCCAAAGTCTGCCATGAGGATGAAATCAAA GCCGTGGAGGACAAGTACAACAGTGTGTGCAGCATCAACCAGAGACTGGAGGCTCACGTCATGTCCCTGTACGGACAGATCGACCAGATGGAGCGGCCAAGACAGGCCAAAG AATAA
- the LOC105327465 gene encoding hamartin isoform X3 yields the protein MAANSVDGRNVQVDVRELFNLLESNQLKTVDEITEEIQQHLSAVKEAWLINSLVDYFYIAQTDRVIDILTSVREPHDKHLVEKLAEGIKNDKHQLLAMKLLLHVVCKQPMWVHKLIKPPIFPALIKCLKTDTDIPLLMTGVMVITILLPAIPSLVGKYLPDIFDIFGHLVSFNIRKPSSPKEGKYGNAPDIFLLHLQVALYGLFHRLYGMFPYTFLTYLRHHYSKKDNAAAYEESIKPMLERVRLHPHLISETREKEMDGKRWKSLEDHDVIVLCAKMSIDQIEGTWEEMSCPVVSSSYRSIMSVEGGRKTSTSDGKKSRSSISSPPQLSPPVISQDLISYWSPSLSVGLSTPPSSQRTTPATSVLENSLASLHQAIPGTSANTSTTATPRATPPITSEDDKNKGRLKTYREMHVKKLSLSNKSLPGSADGKSGSSSVPPSPLRAEFTTEPPRGIFKSLPVKQAARELQFDPGSRRRSLGTPDLSSENFHDSSLTGEGSLRDVEGEKSQVDLMESYSRDAIIKIQTAEEVDTEDQEVSDITKNPVPPQFQTAESVAKFMRSVNRIRFNSMSNEVESFLAQEKFCSKRNSRSCPNLDKMAVAEEEAEDQMSRSVSTTFKQSSVVNLPKVGGIKDSERTSTPNTEADTTKATNVTINLTSNVVNNIACQKVDAGSGERERDIISLLRSVLVPTKVAVCQRCSAQCLTNESPNKSELPIPVFETFSPPELLDRHLQMGGEIHAKQLSKIPLTNQDSINWTHFGGMPPADEVNILRGQIFMMKNQILYERNKRELHAKRNRRLLRKITTANALEEQTKAQAEQIQLMNTEIQNLTLSMKILQEENRRLRQTNESNEYETQVKLRSCLNELDELRSAKTEMNTLLIRQREDQDALKAKLQNKEAELFKEQRINQHLKEQVQMTQRLKEQVLQLHKELLLMGELQGKYETKLHVIRNSHHSKPEQENMIATLRAENKALKEKMKTNTLNLDGFGKKLQDMEEHLQNKQLTIEELQRQLHYAKVCHEDEIKAVEDKYNSVCSINQRLEAHVMSLYGQIDQMERPRQAKASKRLPSPESKDNGARERTGSFPRMPPNTKPPLTKMSSVPIGCGLAGSTPTTGKTEPEPSLSHQKEKGKVKSDVTRTVTSGRVVVDQSEDTVSISSVESGVSVSRRGNTLYSDGEEHSQSSKDSGYIK from the exons ATGGCGGCAAATTCAGTAGATGGGCGAAACGTGCAAGTGGATGTCCGAGAGCTCTTCAACTTATTAGAGTCAAATCAGCTGAAGACTGTGGATGAAATCACAGAGGAAATTCAGCAGCATCTTAGTGCTG TTAAGGAAGCTTGGCTGATCAACAGTCTGGTGGACTACTTCTACATAGCCCAGACCGATCGTGTGATTGACATCCTTACCTCTGTCAGGGAGCCACATGACAAG CATTTGGTTGAAAAATTAGCCGAGGGGATAAAGAACGACAAGCACCAGTTGTTGGCAATGAAACTTCTTCTCCATGTTGTGTGCAAACAACCTATGTGGGTCCATAAACTGATCAAACCACCAATATTTCCAGCCCTGATCAAATGTTTGAAG ACAGACACTGACATTCCGCTTCTGATGACGGGCGTCATGGTCATCACCATCCTACTTCCTGCCATCCCGTCTCTCGTTGGAAAATACCTCCCTgatatttttgacatttttggtCATCTGGTTAGCTTCAATATCAGGAAGCCAA GTTCTCCCAAAGAGGGTAAATATG gcaATGCCCCGGACATTTTCCTTTTACATCTACAAGTGGCTCTGTATGGTCTGTTTCATCGCCTCTATGGAATGTTCCCCTACACCTTCCTTACTTACCTCAGGCATCACTACTCCAAAAAAGATAATGCGGCAGCTTACGAAGAATCCATTAAA CCAATGCTTGAGAGGGTAAGGCTTCATCCCCATCTCATCAGTGAAACAAGAGAGAAGGAAATGGATGGTAAAAG gtGGAAGTCTCTTGAGGACCATGACGTGATTGTTCTATGTGCTAAAATGTCCATTGACCAGATAGAAGGGACTTGGGAGGAGATGTCTTGTCCAGTCGTCTCTTCCTCCTACAGGTCTATCATGTCGGTGGAGGGAGGGCGGAAAACATCCACCAGTG ATGGGAAGAAATCAAGAAGCTCAATCTCCTCACCCCCACAGCTGAGCCCCCCAGTTATCTCCCAGGACCTGATCTCCTACTGGAGCCCCTCCCTGTCTGTAGGTCTGTCCACCCCTCCCTCCTCCCAGAGAACCACCCCCGCCACCAGTGTATTAGAGAACAGCCTTGCCAGCCTACATCAAGCCATACCAG GAACCAGTGCTAACACCTCCACAACTGCTACTCCAAGAGCCACGCCCCCTATCACTTCAGAGGACGACAAG AACAAAGGGAGACTGAAAACTTACAGAGAAATGCATGTCAAGAAGCTGAGTCTGTCCAATAAATCCCTCCCAGGGTCAGCTGATGGTAAATCAGGCTCCTCCAGTGTCCCTCCCTCACCCCTGAGGGCAGAGTTTACTACAGAGCCCCCAAGAGGAATCTTTAAATCACTCCCTGTGAAGCAGGCCGCCAGAGAGTTGCAGTTTGATCCGGGATCAAGAAGGAGAAGTCTGGGCACGCCTGATCTGTCGTCTGAGAACTTCCATGACAGCTCCCTGACAGGGGAGGGGTCGTTGAGGGACGTGGAGGGGGAGAAGTCGCAGGTAGACCTCATGGAGTCATATTCTAGAGATGCCATAATCAAGATTCAGACTGCTGAAGAGG TAGATACAGAGGATCAAGAAGTTTCAGACATCACTAAGAATCCAGTTCCTCCCCAGTTCCAGACTGCAGAGTCTGTTGCTAAGTTCATGAGGAGTGTAAACCGTATCAGATTCAACAGTATGTCAAATGAAGTAGAGTCCTTTCTTGCCCAGGAAAAATTTTGTAGCAAGAGAAATTCCAGGTCTTGTCCTAACTTGGATAAAATGGCTGTTGCTGAGGAAGAAGCAGAAGATCAGATGTCGCGATCAGTCTCGACCACGTTTAAACAGTCATCAGTGGTCAACTTGCCAAAGGTCGGTGGCATTAAAGACTCAGAACGAACTTCTACCCCTAACACCGAGGCTGATACCACCAAGGCCACCAATGTGACCATAAACCTGACATCCAATGTAGTCAACAACATCGCGTGCCAGAAAGTGGATGCTGGGAGCGGTGAGAGGGAGAGGGACATAATCAGCCTGTTAAGGTCAGTCCTGGTCCCAACCAAAGTGGCTGTGTGTCAGAGGTGCAGTGCTCAGTGTTTAACCAATGAATCTCCAAACAAGTCAG AACTGCCAATCCCGGTGTTTGAGACTTTTTCACCCCCAGAGCTACTAGACAGGCACCTACAGATGGGTGGAGAAATTCATGCCAAACAGCTCAGCAAGATTCCCCTCACAAACCAGGACTCCATCAACTGGACACACTTTGGAG GCATGCCACCAGCTGATGAAGTGAACATTTTGCGAGGTCAGATTTTCATGATGAAGAACCAGATTCTCTATGAACGGAACAAGAGAGAACTTCATGCCAAGCGGAATCGACGTCTGCTCCGAAAGATCACTACAGCAAATGCATTAGAGGAACAAACCAAAGCTCAG gcTGAGCAGATTCAACTGATGAACACAGAGATCCAGAACCTGACGCTGTCAATGAAGATTCTACAGGAGGAAAACCGGCGGCTGAGGCAGACCAATGAAAGCAACGAGTACGAGACGCAGGTCAAACTCAG GTCCTGCCTAAATGAGCTCGATGAACTGCGATCAGCCAAGACAGAGATGAACACACTCTTAATTAGACAGAGGGAGGATCAGGATGCCCTCAAAGCT AAGCTTCAGAACAAAGAGGCCGAGTTGTTTAAGGAGCAGAGAATAAACCAACATCTCAAAGAACAGGTCCAGATGACACAGAGGCTGAAGGAACAG GTTCTGCAGCTTCACAAGGAGCTTCTATTGATGGGAGAACTTCAGGGTAAATACGAAACCAAGCTCCACGTCATCCGCAACAGCCATCATTCCAAGCCAGAGCAAGAGAATATGATTGCCACCCTGAGGGCAGAGAACAAAG CACTAAAAGAAAAGATGAAGACAAATACATTGAATCTGGATGGATTTGGGAAGAAACTTCAGGACATGGAGGAACACTTACAGAATAAG CAATTGACTATTGAAGAGTTACAAAGGCAACTTCATTATGCCAAAGTCTGCCATGAGGATGAAATCAAA GCCGTGGAGGACAAGTACAACAGTGTGTGCAGCATCAACCAGAGACTGGAGGCTCACGTCATGTCCCTGTACGGACAGATCGACCAGATGGAGCGGCCAAGACAGGCCAAAG CATCCAAACGCCTGCCTTCACCTGAATCAAAAGACAATGGTGCCAGAGAGAGGACAGGGTCATTTCCCAGAATGCCTCCCAATACTAAGCCACCTCTGACCAAGATGAGCAGTGTCCCTATAGGGTGTGGGCTAGCGGGATCTACTCCCACCACAGGAAAGACGGAGCCTGAACCATCTTTATCTCATCAGAAGGAGAAAGGGAAGGTCAAATCGGACGTGACAAGAACGGTGACCAGTGGACGTGTGGTCGTGGATCAGTCAGAAGACACAGTCTCCATCTCCTCCGTAGAATCTGGTGTGTCTGTGTCACGCCGGGGGAATACCCTTTACAGTGATGGAGAGGAACACTCTCAGTCCTCTAAAGACAGTGGCTATATCAAGTGA
- the LOC105327465 gene encoding hamartin isoform X7 yields MAANSVDGRNVQVDVRELFNLLESNQLKTVDEITEEIQQHLSAVKEAWLINSLVDYFYIAQTDRVIDILTSVREPHDKHLVEKLAEGIKNDKHQLLAMKLLLHVVCKQPMWVHKLIKPPIFPALIKCLKTDTDIPLLMTGVMVITILLPAIPSLVGKYLPDIFDIFGHLVSFNIRKPSNAPDIFLLHLQVALYGLFHRLYGMFPYTFLTYLRHHYSKKDNAAAYEESIKPMLERVRLHPHLISETREKEMDGKRWKSLEDHDVIVLCAKMSIDQIEGTWEEMSCPVVSSSYRSIMSVEGGRKTSTSDGKKSRSSISSPPQLSPPVISQDLISYWSPSLSVGLSTPPSSQRTTPATSVLENSLASLHQAIPGTSANTSTTATPRATPPITSEDDKNKGRLKTYREMHVKKLSLSNKSLPGSADGKSGSSSVPPSPLRAEFTTEPPRGIFKSLPVKQAARELQFDPGSRRRSLGTPDLSSENFHDSSLTGEGSLRDVEGEKSQVDLMESYSRDAIIKIQTAEEVDTEDQEVSDITKNPVPPQFQTAESVAKFMRSVNRIRFNSMSNEVESFLAQEKFCSKRNSRSCPNLDKMAVAEEEAEDQMSRSVSTTFKQSSVVNLPKVGGIKDSERTSTPNTEADTTKATNVTINLTSNVVNNIACQKVDAGSGERERDIISLLRSVLVPTKVAVCQRCSAQCLTNESPNKSELPIPVFETFSPPELLDRHLQMGGEIHAKQLSKIPLTNQDSINWTHFGGMPPADEVNILRGQIFMMKNQILYERNKRELHAKRNRRLLRKITTANALEEQTKAQAEQIQLMNTEIQNLTLSMKILQEENRRLRQTNESNEYETQVKLRSCLNELDELRSAKTEMNTLLIRQREDQDALKAKLQNKEAELFKEQRINQHLKEQVQMTQRLKEQVLQLHKELLLMGELQGKYETKLHVIRNSHHSKPEQENMIATLRAENKALKEKMKTNTLNLDGFGKKLQDMEEHLQNKQLTIEELQRQLHYAKVCHEDEIKAVEDKYNSVCSINQRLEAHVMSLYGQIDQMERPRQAKASKRLPSPESKDNGARERTGSFPRMPPNTKPPLTKMSSVPIGCGLAGSTPTTGKTEPEPSLSHQKEKGKVKSDVTRTVTSGRVVVDQSEDTVSISSVESGVSVSRRGNTLYSDGEEHSQSSKDSGYIK; encoded by the exons ATGGCGGCAAATTCAGTAGATGGGCGAAACGTGCAAGTGGATGTCCGAGAGCTCTTCAACTTATTAGAGTCAAATCAGCTGAAGACTGTGGATGAAATCACAGAGGAAATTCAGCAGCATCTTAGTGCTG TTAAGGAAGCTTGGCTGATCAACAGTCTGGTGGACTACTTCTACATAGCCCAGACCGATCGTGTGATTGACATCCTTACCTCTGTCAGGGAGCCACATGACAAG CATTTGGTTGAAAAATTAGCCGAGGGGATAAAGAACGACAAGCACCAGTTGTTGGCAATGAAACTTCTTCTCCATGTTGTGTGCAAACAACCTATGTGGGTCCATAAACTGATCAAACCACCAATATTTCCAGCCCTGATCAAATGTTTGAAG ACAGACACTGACATTCCGCTTCTGATGACGGGCGTCATGGTCATCACCATCCTACTTCCTGCCATCCCGTCTCTCGTTGGAAAATACCTCCCTgatatttttgacatttttggtCATCTGGTTAGCTTCAATATCAGGAAGCCAA gcaATGCCCCGGACATTTTCCTTTTACATCTACAAGTGGCTCTGTATGGTCTGTTTCATCGCCTCTATGGAATGTTCCCCTACACCTTCCTTACTTACCTCAGGCATCACTACTCCAAAAAAGATAATGCGGCAGCTTACGAAGAATCCATTAAA CCAATGCTTGAGAGGGTAAGGCTTCATCCCCATCTCATCAGTGAAACAAGAGAGAAGGAAATGGATGGTAAAAG gtGGAAGTCTCTTGAGGACCATGACGTGATTGTTCTATGTGCTAAAATGTCCATTGACCAGATAGAAGGGACTTGGGAGGAGATGTCTTGTCCAGTCGTCTCTTCCTCCTACAGGTCTATCATGTCGGTGGAGGGAGGGCGGAAAACATCCACCAGTG ATGGGAAGAAATCAAGAAGCTCAATCTCCTCACCCCCACAGCTGAGCCCCCCAGTTATCTCCCAGGACCTGATCTCCTACTGGAGCCCCTCCCTGTCTGTAGGTCTGTCCACCCCTCCCTCCTCCCAGAGAACCACCCCCGCCACCAGTGTATTAGAGAACAGCCTTGCCAGCCTACATCAAGCCATACCAG GAACCAGTGCTAACACCTCCACAACTGCTACTCCAAGAGCCACGCCCCCTATCACTTCAGAGGACGACAAG AACAAAGGGAGACTGAAAACTTACAGAGAAATGCATGTCAAGAAGCTGAGTCTGTCCAATAAATCCCTCCCAGGGTCAGCTGATGGTAAATCAGGCTCCTCCAGTGTCCCTCCCTCACCCCTGAGGGCAGAGTTTACTACAGAGCCCCCAAGAGGAATCTTTAAATCACTCCCTGTGAAGCAGGCCGCCAGAGAGTTGCAGTTTGATCCGGGATCAAGAAGGAGAAGTCTGGGCACGCCTGATCTGTCGTCTGAGAACTTCCATGACAGCTCCCTGACAGGGGAGGGGTCGTTGAGGGACGTGGAGGGGGAGAAGTCGCAGGTAGACCTCATGGAGTCATATTCTAGAGATGCCATAATCAAGATTCAGACTGCTGAAGAGG TAGATACAGAGGATCAAGAAGTTTCAGACATCACTAAGAATCCAGTTCCTCCCCAGTTCCAGACTGCAGAGTCTGTTGCTAAGTTCATGAGGAGTGTAAACCGTATCAGATTCAACAGTATGTCAAATGAAGTAGAGTCCTTTCTTGCCCAGGAAAAATTTTGTAGCAAGAGAAATTCCAGGTCTTGTCCTAACTTGGATAAAATGGCTGTTGCTGAGGAAGAAGCAGAAGATCAGATGTCGCGATCAGTCTCGACCACGTTTAAACAGTCATCAGTGGTCAACTTGCCAAAGGTCGGTGGCATTAAAGACTCAGAACGAACTTCTACCCCTAACACCGAGGCTGATACCACCAAGGCCACCAATGTGACCATAAACCTGACATCCAATGTAGTCAACAACATCGCGTGCCAGAAAGTGGATGCTGGGAGCGGTGAGAGGGAGAGGGACATAATCAGCCTGTTAAGGTCAGTCCTGGTCCCAACCAAAGTGGCTGTGTGTCAGAGGTGCAGTGCTCAGTGTTTAACCAATGAATCTCCAAACAAGTCAG AACTGCCAATCCCGGTGTTTGAGACTTTTTCACCCCCAGAGCTACTAGACAGGCACCTACAGATGGGTGGAGAAATTCATGCCAAACAGCTCAGCAAGATTCCCCTCACAAACCAGGACTCCATCAACTGGACACACTTTGGAG GCATGCCACCAGCTGATGAAGTGAACATTTTGCGAGGTCAGATTTTCATGATGAAGAACCAGATTCTCTATGAACGGAACAAGAGAGAACTTCATGCCAAGCGGAATCGACGTCTGCTCCGAAAGATCACTACAGCAAATGCATTAGAGGAACAAACCAAAGCTCAG gcTGAGCAGATTCAACTGATGAACACAGAGATCCAGAACCTGACGCTGTCAATGAAGATTCTACAGGAGGAAAACCGGCGGCTGAGGCAGACCAATGAAAGCAACGAGTACGAGACGCAGGTCAAACTCAG GTCCTGCCTAAATGAGCTCGATGAACTGCGATCAGCCAAGACAGAGATGAACACACTCTTAATTAGACAGAGGGAGGATCAGGATGCCCTCAAAGCT AAGCTTCAGAACAAAGAGGCCGAGTTGTTTAAGGAGCAGAGAATAAACCAACATCTCAAAGAACAGGTCCAGATGACACAGAGGCTGAAGGAACAG GTTCTGCAGCTTCACAAGGAGCTTCTATTGATGGGAGAACTTCAGGGTAAATACGAAACCAAGCTCCACGTCATCCGCAACAGCCATCATTCCAAGCCAGAGCAAGAGAATATGATTGCCACCCTGAGGGCAGAGAACAAAG CACTAAAAGAAAAGATGAAGACAAATACATTGAATCTGGATGGATTTGGGAAGAAACTTCAGGACATGGAGGAACACTTACAGAATAAG CAATTGACTATTGAAGAGTTACAAAGGCAACTTCATTATGCCAAAGTCTGCCATGAGGATGAAATCAAA GCCGTGGAGGACAAGTACAACAGTGTGTGCAGCATCAACCAGAGACTGGAGGCTCACGTCATGTCCCTGTACGGACAGATCGACCAGATGGAGCGGCCAAGACAGGCCAAAG CATCCAAACGCCTGCCTTCACCTGAATCAAAAGACAATGGTGCCAGAGAGAGGACAGGGTCATTTCCCAGAATGCCTCCCAATACTAAGCCACCTCTGACCAAGATGAGCAGTGTCCCTATAGGGTGTGGGCTAGCGGGATCTACTCCCACCACAGGAAAGACGGAGCCTGAACCATCTTTATCTCATCAGAAGGAGAAAGGGAAGGTCAAATCGGACGTGACAAGAACGGTGACCAGTGGACGTGTGGTCGTGGATCAGTCAGAAGACACAGTCTCCATCTCCTCCGTAGAATCTGGTGTGTCTGTGTCACGCCGGGGGAATACCCTTTACAGTGATGGAGAGGAACACTCTCAGTCCTCTAAAGACAGTGGCTATATCAAGTGA